Proteins found in one Panicum hallii strain FIL2 chromosome 4, PHallii_v3.1, whole genome shotgun sequence genomic segment:
- the LOC112888828 gene encoding ras-related protein RABA3-like — protein sequence MEEDYVFKIVVIGDSAVGKTQLLGRFTRDEFFLDSKSTIGIEFQTRTVDIARRRVKAQIWDTAGQERYRAVTSAYYRGALGAMLVYDVTRRHTFEHAARWVDELRAHADKSIVVMLMGNKADLAAAGRAVPADEAAAFAEEQGLFFSEASALSGENVERAFLRLLEEIHANVSRRPLGVAADEEASADGHGGADVLMLKGTKLSLAEEMSIMETSALRRASSCSCS from the coding sequence ATGGAGGAGGACTACGTGTTCAAGATCGTGGTGATCGGCGACTCGGCGGTGGGGAAGACGCAGCTGCTGGGGCGCTTCACCCGCGATGAGTTCTTCCTCGACTCCAAGTCCACCATCGGCATCGAGTTCCAGACGCGCACCGTCGACATCGCCCGGCGGCGCGTCAAGGCCCAGATTTGGGACACCGCCGGCCAGGAGCGCTACAGGGCGGTCACCAGCGCCTACTACCGGGGCGCGCTGGGGGCCATGCTCGTCTACGACGTCACCAGGCGCCACACCTTCGAGCACGCCGCGCGCTGGGTCGACGAGCTCCGCGCCCACGCCGACAAGTCCATCGTCGTCATGCTCATGGGCAACAAGGCCGACCTGGCCGCCGCCGGACGCGCGGTGCCCGCCGACGAGGCGGCCGCCTTCGCCGAGGAGCAGGGGCTCTTCTTCTCGGAGGCGTCCGCGCTCAGCGGGGAGAACGTCGAGCGCGCCTTCCTCAGGCTGCTCGAGGAGATCCACGCCAACGTGTCCAGGAGGCCGCTGGGGGTCGCGGCGGACGAGGAGGCCAGCGCCGACGGGCACGGTGGCGCGGACGTGTTGATGCTCAAGGGCACTAAGCTGTCGCTCGCTGAAGAGATGTCCATCATGGAGACGAGCGCCTTGAGGAGAGCAAGCAGCTGCTCGTGCTCGTAA
- the LOC112888829 gene encoding uncharacterized protein LOC112888829, with the protein MGELEEEERYVQVASRFFRVKPRGGGGANPHYLGSCLLCKESIACNRDVFMYKGDAAFCSDDCRQEQMDMDEALQAVARRHRLLRAPSSSSSSPAADAASSSRPPAMRRRPTIANLAARNPPVTAS; encoded by the exons ATGGgggagctggaggaggaggagcggtaCGTGCAGGTGGCGTCGAGGTTCTTCCGGGTCaagccgcgcggcggcggcggcgccaaccCCCACTACCTCGGGTCGTGCCTCCTCTGCAAGGAGAGCATCGCCTGCAACCGCGACGTCTTCATGTACAA GGGGGACGCCGCGTTCTGCAGCGACGACTGCAGGCAGGAGCAGATGGACATGGACGAGGCGCTCCAGGCCGTGGCGCGGCGCCACCGCCTCCTGCGCGCGCCGTCGTCGTCATCGTCCTCGCCGGCAGCTGATGCGGCGTCCTCGTCAAGaccgccggcgatgcgccgccgcccgacaATCGCCAACCTCGCGGCGCGCAATCCCCCCGTGACCGCAAGCTAG
- the LOC112889054 gene encoding protein ALP1-like, with amino-acid sequence MEQDEHQRQMEMELDDLEDFTLLTMSMGGPQKCVAAIRILAYGLPANAVDEYDVRRLVEEGEQRGFPGMLGSTDCMHWTWRNCPSSWKGMFTGRGKSPSMILEAVASRNLWIWHAYFGMPGSCNDINVLNRSSLFDRFMQGTSTPVNFTVNGHSYNMGYYLADGIYPDWPAFMKTVRQPMEMKTRLFTAKQEGARKDIERAFGVLQARWAVIRGPAYPWDRDDVRDMMTACIIMHNMIIEDEGDRATNTIFENPGQHVDLSTGNLGDRHAFVQAHHRLRDRDVHFRLQSDLIVHNWKLHGSRVTSAMDVPHV; translated from the exons ATGGAGCAAGATGAACATCAGCGACAAATGGAGATGGAGCTAGACGATCTGGAGGACTTCACCCTCCTGACGATGTCCATGGGGGGTCCCCAG AAGTGCGTGGCCGCCATTCGCATCCTGGCTTATGGATTACCAGCCAATGCAGTCGACGAGTAT GATGTCCGCCGCCTCGTCGAGGAAGGTGAACAACGGGGATTCCCGGGAATGCTTGGCAGCACAGACTGCATGCATTGGACGTGGCGTAATTGCCCATCATCGTGGAAGGGCATGTTCACCGGCCGTGGGAAGTCACCTTCTATGATTCTAGAGGCTGTGGCGTCCAGGAACTTATGGATTTGGCACGCTTACTTTGGAATGCCAGGTAGCTGCAACGACATCAACGTTCTTAACAGATCGAGTCTCTTTGACCGCTTCATGCAGGGGACCTCGACGCCGGTGAACTTCACAGTCAATGGGCATTCATACAACATGGGATATTACCTGGCAGATGGAATCTACCCAGACTGGCCCGCATTTATGAAGACCGTCCGTCAGCCGATGGAGATGAAGACTCGCCTCTTCACCGCAAAACAGGAGGGTGCTCGGAAGGATATTGAGAGAGCATTTGGTGTGCTGCAAGCCCGGTGGGCAGTGATTCGTGGGCCGGCCTATCCATGGGACAGGGACGACGTGCGGGATATGATGACCGCATGCATAATTATGCATAACATGATCATCGAGGACGAGGGTGACAGGGCAACGAACACCATCTTTGAAAATCCCGGGCAGCATGTCGACCTATCAACGGGGAACTTGGGGGACCGACATGCTTTTGTTCAAGCACATCACCGGCTACGAGATCGTGATGTCCATTTTCGCCTGCAGTCGGACCTAATTGTGCATAATTGGAAACTACATGGGTCGAGGGTTACCAGTGCGATGGATGTGCCACATGTGTGA
- the LOC112889055 gene encoding LOW QUALITY PROTEIN: 60S ribosomal protein L22 (The sequence of the model RefSeq protein was modified relative to this genomic sequence to represent the inferred CDS: substituted 1 base at 1 genomic stop codon) — MSRLPPRPVHHTAGAGSKPAGAAVCVSASSTAPSQSQPVDHARRTGKGKSQTASVASHSSPSCRLLLVVAPMDAAVALPLPATLQPPHHHHLALPLRRHSSXAAAAPPKAPAPAAPRLSLAARPLSPARSASSPALAPPARSASSSRAATGYAAALADACARAGTLRGAARDARALLSRRHGASSEEEELDARVAALVRMLVGKGKAGMVAEALAEFAAICDHLLPPPPPPARHAY; from the coding sequence ATGTCGCGCTTGCCGCCGCGGCCGGTCCACCACACCGCCGGCGCCGGGTCCAAGCCAGCCGGGGCCGCCGTGTGCGTGTCCGCCTCGTCCACCGCACCGTCCCAATCCCAGCCCGTGGACCACGCGCGGCGCACGGGGAAAGGAAAATCCCAAACAGCAAGCGTGGCCAGCCACTCGTCCCCCTCCTGTCgtctcctcctcgtcgtcgcgCCAATGGACGCGGCCGTCGCGCTCCCGCTCCCCGCCACCCTCCAGccgccccaccaccaccacctcgcGCTCCCGCTCAGGCGCCACTCCTCctaggccgccgccgcgccgcccaaggctcccgctcccgccgccccgcgcctgaGTCTCGCCGCGCGGCCCCTGTCGCcggcgcgctcggcgtcgtCACCGGCGctcgccccgcccgcccgctccGCCAGCTCCAGCCGCGCCGCCACGGGGTACGCGGCCGCGCTGGCCgacgcgtgcgcgcgcgcgggcacgCTGCGCGGGGCCGCGCGCGATGCGCGGGCGCTCCTGTCCCGCCGGCACGGAGCAAgttccgaggaggaggagctggacgcgcgggtggcggcgctggtgaGGATGCTCGTCGGCAAGGGCAAGGCCGGGATGGTCGCCGAGGCCTTGGCCGAGTTCGCCGCCATCTGCGAccacctgctgccgccgccgccgccgcccgcgcgccacgcctACTAG
- the LOC112889053 gene encoding uncharacterized protein LOC112889053, whose protein sequence is MKGYNSSRGVYPERSQKSLTTRWDYIKECCTKFSEFYSSVLRLNPSGMSDADKAMEAMARYAAVLQKLFTQMHSWKLLKDEPKWEACIGAHSKVHVLNDDSSDAAAGGANGVGGPAESDAPASSGSKRPIGRDATKAASKKAATSSSSSEYISQMNDIWGNKLSLIKESHAEMASHHATMAVLQEKKMSTERELEERRLALEESRLAMEASRLEMEKSDRESRMEMKRSRAAKEERAEEERILSIDLDRCSPALRLFYKRQQEQILAKYSLPPP, encoded by the exons ATGAAAGGCTACAACTCATCTCGAGGGGTTTACCCGGAGAGATCTCAGAAGTCGCTCACGACTCGTTGGGACTACATCAAAGAGTGCTGCACCAAGTTTTCCGAGTTCTACAGTAGCGTTCTGCGTTTGAATCCCAGCGGCATGTCGGACGCGGACAAG GCGATGGAGGCAATGGCTCGGTATGCTGCGGTATTGCAGAAGCTTTTCACCCAGATGCACTCCTGGAAGTTATTGAAGGATGAGCCAAAGTGGGAGGCGTGCATTGGGGCTCACTCCAAGGTACATGTGCTCAACGACGACTCCTCCGATGCAGCAGCTGGCGGTGCCAACGGAGTGGGCGGTCCAGCCGAGTCTGATGCCCCGGCCTCCAGCGGGAGCAAGAGGCCGATTGGGAGGGATGCCACTAAAGCAGCGAGCAAAAAGGCCGCCACATCGTCGTCCTCGTCGGAATACATTTCACAAATGAATGATATATGGGGCAACAAGCTGTCATTAATAAAGGAGAGTCATGCTGAGATGGCCAGCCACCACGCCACGATGGCTGTGCTGCAGGAGAAGAAG ATGTCTACGGAAAGGGAGCTGGAGGAACGTCGTCTGGCGCTTGAGGAGAGTCGGCTGGCAATGGAGGCGAGTCGGCTGGAGATGGAGAAGAGTGACAGGGAGAGTCGGATGGAGATGAAGCGGTCTCGGGCCGCCAAGGAAGAACGTGCGGAAGAGGAACGTATTCTTAGTATAGATCTCGACAGGTGCTCGCCAGCGCTACGACTGTTCTACAAGCGACAGCAGGAGCAGATCCTTGCAAAGTACTCGTTGCCTCCTCCCTGA